A genome region from Candidatus Kryptobacter tengchongensis includes the following:
- a CDS encoding CDP-diacylglycerol--glycerol-3-phosphate 3-phosphatidyltransferase, whose product MNGKFFNISNLLSFSRFIILIPTIYFLTLEPGIILFDAYGFQLSLNRAISMFFMFLLYLSDLADGYLARKYNQITEFGKIIDPLADKVCVGAIVLSLVQQGDLPAWYVGIVIGRDILILSAGAYLSSRIKFVLPSNKIGKYTVTSIAAVIAFSMLKVKGLIMDLLISVSVTMIFISLYVYGKRFFEHLKKANSIRT is encoded by the coding sequence ATGAATGGAAAATTTTTCAACATATCAAACCTTCTAAGTTTCAGCAGATTTATAATTTTAATCCCCACAATCTATTTTCTAACACTTGAACCCGGTATAATTCTTTTTGATGCATATGGATTTCAACTTTCTTTGAATCGTGCTATATCAATGTTTTTTATGTTTCTGCTTTACCTGAGCGATTTGGCAGATGGATACCTTGCAAGAAAATACAATCAAATTACAGAGTTTGGGAAAATAATTGATCCACTTGCTGACAAAGTTTGCGTTGGTGCGATTGTTCTAAGCTTGGTTCAACAGGGCGATCTACCAGCTTGGTATGTTGGTATAGTGATAGGTCGCGATATATTAATTCTATCTGCAGGGGCTTATTTGAGTTCAAGGATAAAGTTTGTTCTCCCATCAAATAAGATTGGGAAATACACAGTTACATCAATTGCAGCTGTCATCGCCTTTTCAATGCTTAAGGTAAAAGGTTTAATCATGGACCTTTTAATTTCGGTGAGCGTTACGATGATTTTTATTTCACTTTATGTTTATGGAAAAAGATTTTTTGAACATTTGAAAAAAGCAAACTCTATTAGAACCTGA
- a CDS encoding signal recognition particle-docking protein FtsY produces MGIIDKLNLKKIKDGLTKTRNNLLEKISNLFSTTKIIDENFFANLEEILITADVGVDMTNMIISGLKERLKKESIDDTRTIFSFLKDELNKILNSVHTFQNPEPFAIPEGVKPFVIMIVGVNGVGKTTTIGKLAYNYKSRGKKVLIGAADTFRAAANEQLEIWAERAGVDIIQQQKGADPGAVAFDTLKSALARNIDVVLIDTAGRLHTKTNLMEELKKIKKVMQKVIPDAPHEVWLVLDATTGQNAIQQARYFTQAVGVTGLIITKLDGTAKGGVLFAIVNELKIPVKFIGVGEGIDDLQPFDPDAFIDAILEK; encoded by the coding sequence ATGGGGATAATTGATAAACTCAACTTGAAAAAAATTAAAGATGGTTTGACAAAAACACGGAACAATCTACTTGAAAAAATTTCAAATTTATTTAGCACAACAAAAATAATAGATGAAAACTTTTTCGCAAACCTTGAGGAAATTTTAATAACCGCTGATGTTGGGGTTGACATGACAAACATGATAATTTCTGGCTTAAAAGAAAGATTAAAAAAAGAAAGTATTGACGATACGAGAACAATTTTTTCTTTTTTGAAAGATGAACTTAATAAAATTTTAAACTCAGTTCATACCTTTCAAAACCCCGAGCCATTCGCTATTCCAGAAGGTGTAAAGCCATTTGTCATAATGATAGTCGGAGTTAACGGTGTTGGCAAGACGACCACGATTGGAAAACTTGCTTATAATTATAAATCTCGTGGCAAAAAAGTTTTGATAGGTGCAGCTGATACATTCCGAGCAGCTGCAAACGAACAGCTTGAGATATGGGCTGAAAGAGCCGGTGTTGATATAATTCAGCAACAAAAAGGAGCAGATCCCGGAGCAGTTGCTTTTGACACGCTCAAATCTGCACTTGCACGAAACATTGATGTCGTTCTCATTGACACCGCGGGACGACTTCACACAAAAACAAATTTAATGGAGGAACTTAAAAAAATTAAAAAAGTGATGCAAAAAGTAATACCTGATGCGCCCCACGAAGTTTGGCTTGTCCTTGATGCAACCACTGGTCAAAACGCAATTCAACAAGCAAGATACTTTACCCAGGCTGTTGGTGTAACAGGATTAATAATCACTAAACTTGATGGGACCGCCAAAGGTGGAGTTTTATTTGCAATCGTGAACGAACTTAAAATACCTGTAAAATTTATAGGAGTTGGAGAAGGCATTGACGACCTTCAACCATTTGACCCTGATGCTTTTATTGATGCGATTCTTGAAAAGTAA
- a CDS encoding Dolichyl-phosphate-mannose-protein mannosyltransferase → MTAKKWENFLIFSLLLFFSLHRFYNLGFKELQMWDESLYGVRAKAVYYFNEWLDQTKHAVGGLYSSSHPPLFIWLTAIFYKIFNISEFTTRFFSALFGSLTVILSQLMVKKFFDDINEKRFYAKPSFLVAPFLGSIYLFNFYSRQAQLDIPYIFLITLSIYFYLNYLTSKEFRYIFFSGVSFGLSLMVKIIVGFFVPIAIGLFLILMFSCKRIKLNEFISQIFILTLIGITIALPWHIYMLAKHGEDFINTFIKFHIVERLTEGVEENIPELGFFYILNQLIVQFPPSILVFFDFIDLVKNFKQADKRKLLLHSWFWSMFFITSLSKTKIPTYVLPLFVPAVTIAGVYFVKALKEKNIVSISALLISLLWSSSQNLRDAVKETIKFKFEFGSLSIAFLFLIAILISPLFVKLIFEKFETNSYHGRYKMIKFATGLTLLTGLFVILKTEFFINYGQYIDGAQKICDYVDRSKVDTVFYFYTKHSTDGMNPQLTFYSYRKLSGSIKWIEIPRSRYDILKNYRSSLNRTLIIIEKTKKDFEATSKELELTRKFLFEIGFEESLNVKRYILLKWRDKFD, encoded by the coding sequence TTGACAGCTAAAAAGTGGGAAAATTTTCTGATTTTTTCTCTGCTTTTATTTTTCTCACTTCATAGGTTTTATAATCTTGGCTTTAAAGAACTTCAGATGTGGGACGAATCCCTTTATGGGGTTAGAGCAAAAGCTGTTTATTATTTCAACGAATGGCTTGACCAAACAAAACACGCCGTTGGTGGACTTTACTCGTCTTCTCATCCACCTCTTTTTATATGGCTTACGGCGATTTTTTACAAAATTTTTAATATCTCCGAATTTACAACACGATTTTTTTCGGCTTTATTTGGTTCATTAACGGTAATTTTATCCCAACTAATGGTAAAAAAATTTTTTGATGATATAAACGAGAAAAGATTTTATGCTAAACCAAGTTTTCTAGTTGCCCCATTTCTCGGCTCAATTTACCTTTTCAATTTTTATTCAAGGCAGGCACAGCTTGATATCCCCTATATTTTTCTCATAACGCTCTCAATTTACTTTTATCTCAACTACCTGACGAGCAAAGAATTTCGTTACATTTTTTTCTCTGGAGTTTCTTTTGGTTTATCTCTGATGGTGAAAATTATAGTTGGTTTTTTCGTTCCAATAGCAATTGGACTTTTCTTGATTTTGATGTTTTCATGCAAAAGAATCAAATTAAACGAATTTATATCACAAATTTTCATTCTAACTTTAATCGGTATTACCATTGCCTTACCCTGGCATATTTATATGCTGGCAAAACACGGCGAAGATTTTATAAATACATTCATCAAATTTCACATAGTTGAGAGATTAACAGAAGGGGTTGAGGAAAACATCCCTGAACTTGGTTTCTTCTACATATTAAACCAACTAATAGTTCAATTTCCCCCGTCAATTTTAGTCTTTTTTGATTTCATTGATTTAGTCAAAAATTTCAAACAAGCTGATAAAAGAAAACTATTGCTTCACTCGTGGTTTTGGAGTATGTTTTTTATAACTTCACTTTCAAAAACAAAGATACCAACTTATGTTCTTCCCCTTTTTGTGCCTGCTGTGACAATTGCTGGGGTTTACTTTGTTAAAGCTTTGAAAGAGAAAAATATCGTTTCAATCTCAGCCCTTTTAATTTCACTTTTGTGGTCATCAAGCCAAAACTTAAGAGACGCTGTCAAAGAGACAATAAAATTTAAATTTGAATTCGGCTCGCTAAGTATTGCCTTTCTATTTTTAATTGCGATTTTAATTTCCCCTCTTTTTGTAAAACTAATTTTTGAAAAATTTGAGACAAATTCTTATCACGGGCGGTACAAAATGATAAAATTTGCAACAGGACTAACACTATTAACCGGTTTATTCGTGATTCTAAAAACGGAATTTTTCATCAACTATGGCCAATACATTGATGGAGCCCAAAAAATTTGTGATTATGTTGATAGATCAAAAGTTGACACAGTATTTTATTTTTACACAAAACATTCAACAGATGGTATGAATCCACAACTTACCTTTTATTCATATCGCAAGCTCTCAGGCTCGATAAAATGGATAGAAATCCCAAGAAGCAGGTATGATATTTTGAAAAATTATCGCTCTTCATTAAATAGAACGCTTATCATCATTGAAAAAACAAAAAAAGATTTTGAAGCCACTTCAAAAGAGCTTGAACTAACAAGAAAATTCCTCTTTGAGATCGGATTTGAGGAATCGCTCAATGTGAAAAGATACATACTTTTAAAATGGCGGGACAAGTTTGATTAA